One genomic segment of Centroberyx gerrardi isolate f3 chromosome 4, fCenGer3.hap1.cur.20231027, whole genome shotgun sequence includes these proteins:
- the scamp2 gene encoding secretory carrier-associated membrane protein 2: MSGFDNNPFADPASDNPFHDSSVIQVTNSNIEPVEQFNPFPAHPTDSLAAHTTPASTTPYQPAVLQPSTEPSPKATAAAAQANLLKQQEELERKAAELERREQELQSRGPGGKENNWPPLPKAFPIKPCFYQDFSEEIPLEYQRVCKMMYYLWMFHCVTLFLNLLACLAYFTTNAAYGVDFGLSILWLILFAPCSFLCWYRPVYKAFKTDSSFSFFFFFFVFFCQVVIFIIQAVGIPKWGNSGWIASFTVISTNKAVGAIMLVVACFFTICAVLSVILLKMVHSQYRRTGASFQKAQQEFSQGVLTNKTFQTAASSAATSAAQGAFQGNN, translated from the exons GACTCTTCTGTCATACAGGTGACCAACTCTAACATAGAGCCGGTCGAACAGTTCAACCCCTTCCCTGCCCATCCCACG GACAGCCTAGCTGCTCACACCACCCCAGCCTCCACCACTCCCTACCAGCCTGCGGTGTTACAGCCGTCTACAGAGCCCAGTCCAAAG GCGACAGCAGCCGCAGCCCAGGCCAACCTGCtgaagcagcaggaggagctggagaggaaagCTGCTGAGCTGGAGCGCAGAGAGCAGGAGCTGCAGAGCAGAGGCCCTGGAG GCAAAGAGAACAACTGGCCTCCACTTCCCAAGGCCTTCCCCATCAAACCATGTTTCTACCAGGACTTCTCTGAGGAAATCCCCCTGGAGTACCAGAGGGTCTGCAAGATGATGTACTATCTCTGGATGT TCCACTGTGTGACGCTGTTCCTCAACCTGCTGGCCTGCCTGGCTTACTTCACCACTAATGCTGCCTACGGCGTGGACTTcggcctctccatcctctggcTCATCCTCTTCGCTCCCTGCTCCTTCCTCTGCTGGTACCGGCCCGTCTACAAGGCCTTCAA GACCGACAGCTCCttcagtttcttcttcttcttctttgtgtttttctgccaaGTGGTCATCTTCATCATTCAGGCTGTAGGCATCCCCAAGTGGGGGAACAG CGGCTGGATCGCCTCGTTCACCGTCATCAGCACAAACAAGGCGGTGGGAGCCATCATGCTGGTGGTGGCCTGCTTCTTCACCATCTGCGCTGTGCTGTCCGTCATCCTGCTCAAGATG GTCCACAGCCAGTACCGCCGGACCGGGGCCAGCTTCCAGAAGGCCCAGCAGGAGTTCTCCCAGGGCGTCCTGACCAATAAAACCTTCCAGACGGCCGCCAGCTCAGCAGCCACCTCCGCCGCCCAGGGAGCCTTCCAGGGGAACAACTAA